One segment of Agrococcus sp. ProA11 DNA contains the following:
- the map gene encoding type I methionyl aminopeptidase produces the protein MIEILSPTEVERGKRTGALVGDILHGLKARAKAGTNLLEIDRWAKAMIEAAGAQSCYVDYAPSFGRGPFGHYICTGVNDAVLHGKPHDYRLADGDLLTLDLAVLLDGVAADAAISFVIGGTGDDESRALIEVTERALAAGIAAAAPGARTGDISHAIGTVLREAGYAINTDFGGHGIGTTMHQDPHIPNDGRPGRGFPLRPGMMLAVEPWVMADTDVLVTDADGWTLRSKTGCRTAHSEHTIAITADGAEILTLPKTQRD, from the coding sequence ATGATCGAGATCCTGAGCCCGACAGAAGTCGAGCGCGGCAAGCGGACGGGTGCGCTCGTCGGCGACATCCTGCATGGCCTCAAGGCGCGCGCGAAGGCAGGCACGAACCTGCTCGAGATCGACCGCTGGGCGAAGGCGATGATCGAGGCCGCGGGCGCGCAGTCCTGCTACGTCGACTACGCGCCGTCCTTCGGCCGCGGCCCCTTCGGGCACTACATCTGCACCGGCGTGAACGACGCGGTGCTGCACGGCAAGCCCCACGACTACCGGCTCGCCGACGGCGACCTGCTGACGCTCGACCTCGCGGTGCTGCTCGACGGCGTGGCGGCGGATGCCGCGATCAGCTTCGTCATCGGCGGCACGGGCGACGACGAGAGCCGTGCGCTGATCGAGGTGACCGAGCGCGCGCTGGCCGCCGGCATCGCGGCGGCTGCGCCGGGCGCCCGCACCGGCGACATCTCGCACGCGATCGGCACGGTGCTGCGCGAGGCCGGCTATGCGATCAACACCGACTTCGGCGGCCACGGCATCGGCACCACGATGCACCAGGATCCGCACATCCCGAACGACGGCCGCCCCGGCCGCGGCTTCCCGCTGCGCCCCGGCATGATGCTCGCGGTGGAGCCGTGGGTGATGGCCGACACCGACGTGCTGGTGACGGATGCCGACGGCTGGACGCTGCGCAGCAAGACCGGGTGCCGCACGGCGCACTCCGAGCACACCATCGCGATCACGGCCGATGGCGCAGAGATCCTGACGCTGCCGAAGACGCAGCGCGACTGA
- a CDS encoding cytochrome P450: MATASTSDGHAPLRDDTLAFLAKGYGFGRHVWRRAHSASARAVPLRLLGRDSLLVRGAEGVELFYDEGRMRRHGAMPAFVQETLFGHGSVHSLDGAAHRHRKATFLDLAYEDEQVARLLPHLEREWQAELDAWVAGGERSAYDAAVGALGRAIMRWAGLPGTADAKTRWAAREAQIVDGFGVPYSPEFLLAGLNRLWSDRHAKALIEAVRAGTLEAAEGTALHAWAWHRDPGGALLEPKLAGVELQNVLRPTIAVARFVAFAAKHLHDRPEWRERIAAETAERRSLVEGPLATAFAQELRRTAPFVPMLPAQATVDIELDGERVQAGDRVLLDILGTNTDVESWERAHEFEPERFVGRDDWESIAAFIPHGGGDPTSGHRCPGEKVAIAGLAAAIAALSDPRVTILGDGLAVNRRRLPTKPASGGLVRAASAPAAAPRCPFH; this comes from the coding sequence ATGGCGACCGCTTCGACCTCTGACGGCCACGCACCGCTGCGCGACGACACGCTCGCCTTCCTCGCGAAGGGATACGGCTTCGGTCGCCACGTCTGGCGCCGCGCCCACAGCGCGAGCGCCCGCGCCGTGCCGCTGCGGCTGCTGGGCAGGGATTCGCTGCTGGTGCGAGGCGCCGAGGGCGTCGAGCTCTTCTACGACGAGGGCCGCATGCGTCGCCACGGCGCGATGCCCGCGTTCGTCCAGGAGACGCTCTTCGGCCACGGATCGGTGCACTCGCTGGACGGGGCAGCGCACCGCCATCGCAAGGCCACCTTCCTCGACCTCGCCTACGAGGACGAGCAGGTGGCACGGCTGCTGCCCCACCTGGAGCGCGAGTGGCAGGCGGAGCTCGACGCCTGGGTCGCCGGAGGCGAGCGCTCCGCCTACGACGCGGCCGTCGGGGCGCTCGGCCGCGCGATCATGCGCTGGGCAGGGCTGCCAGGCACGGCAGACGCCAAGACGCGCTGGGCCGCTCGAGAGGCGCAGATCGTCGATGGGTTCGGGGTGCCCTACTCGCCCGAGTTCCTGCTCGCGGGCCTCAACCGGCTCTGGAGCGACCGGCATGCGAAGGCGCTGATCGAAGCCGTGCGGGCCGGCACGCTCGAGGCCGCCGAGGGCACCGCCCTGCATGCCTGGGCGTGGCATCGGGATCCCGGCGGAGCGCTGCTCGAGCCGAAGCTCGCAGGCGTCGAGCTGCAGAACGTCCTGCGGCCGACCATCGCGGTCGCACGCTTCGTCGCCTTCGCCGCCAAGCACCTGCACGACCGGCCGGAGTGGCGCGAACGCATCGCCGCGGAGACCGCCGAGCGGCGCTCCCTCGTCGAGGGGCCGCTCGCGACGGCCTTCGCGCAGGAGCTGCGGCGCACCGCGCCGTTCGTGCCGATGCTGCCCGCGCAGGCGACCGTCGACATCGAGCTGGACGGGGAGCGCGTGCAGGCCGGCGATCGCGTGCTGCTCGACATCCTCGGCACGAACACCGACGTCGAGTCGTGGGAGCGCGCACACGAGTTCGAGCCCGAGCGCTTCGTCGGTCGCGATGACTGGGAGTCGATCGCGGCCTTCATCCCGCACGGCGGCGGCGACCCGACCAGCGGCCACCGCTGCCCGGGCGAGAAGGTCGCCATCGCCGGCCTCGCCGCCGCCATCGCGGCTCTGAGCGATCCGCGCGTGACGATCCTCGGCGACGGCCTGGCGGTGAACCGGCGCCGCCTGCCGACCAAGCCCGCGTCCGGCGGCCTCGTGCGTGCCGCATCCGCGCCCGCCGCTGCCCCGCGGTGTCCCTTCCACTGA